One window from the genome of Sulfodiicoccus acidiphilus encodes:
- a CDS encoding 7-carboxy-7-deazaguanine synthase QueE has protein sequence MKYWISEIFTSIQGEGEVIGRPSNFIRMAGCHLRCIWCDTKYSWLKTDGKEMELEEILQSINGLVTTTTITGGEPLLQDLEPLVSKLKEMEHFVIVETSGTVKPSARLRKIVDVFSVSPKLSNAGFKLHYNLKDDWATYYKFVIVEPRRDLREVLALVNEQGVNPSKVIVQPDGNRKDYEKALRELADTVSEMRLPYRVLPQLHRILKYR, from the coding sequence GTGAAGTATTGGATCAGCGAGATCTTCACCTCGATACAGGGAGAGGGAGAAGTAATCGGAAGACCTTCTAATTTCATTAGAATGGCAGGATGCCATTTGAGATGCATCTGGTGTGATACTAAGTATTCTTGGCTCAAAACAGACGGTAAGGAGATGGAGCTAGAGGAGATCCTGCAGTCGATTAACGGCCTAGTGACAACCACTACTATAACAGGGGGAGAACCATTGCTCCAAGATCTGGAACCTCTAGTCAGTAAACTGAAGGAGATGGAACACTTTGTGATAGTTGAGACCAGCGGGACAGTGAAACCCTCCGCGAGGCTCAGGAAAATAGTGGATGTCTTCTCAGTTTCACCTAAATTGAGTAATGCGGGATTCAAGTTACACTATAACCTGAAGGACGACTGGGCCACCTACTACAAGTTCGTCATTGTAGAGCCTAGGAGAGACTTGAGAGAGGTGCTCGCACTAGTTAATGAACAAGGTGTTAACCCTTCTAAGGTGATTGTACAGCCTGATGGGAACAGGAAGGATTACGAAAAGGCCCTAAGGGAGCTAGCCGACACAGTAAGTGAGATGAGATTACCATATAGAGTTCTACCTCAACTTCACAGAATATTAAAGTATAGATAA
- a CDS encoding amidohydrolase → MEIRHQPYTITNCDFVLSSRGVLRHVNVVIDEGKIQSIGRERVGDELSCVGMTLAPGLVNAHTHTGMMYLRGYSDDQELGPWLKRVWEVESRAKEEWMRLSSELSIIEMLAGGITAFIDMYFNPFDLVQLSTKYGVRAAAGPTFLDSFKDPHEIDKEIREVARKRSPTFSPIINVHSLYAVSRQTLLLAKQLMEELDLPLHMHVSETRDELFEVKRLYGKFPVEVLASEGILGSRTILAHLGWVSSWEIVSIASSKARAVHCPTSNMKLATGGFFPINEFLQKGITLALGTDGPVSNNSLDIFREMKQAVLLQRHGYWEASVGARHVLKMGSQEGYKLLGLNGGEVKEGALADLILIDNKWLRPLTEANLESSLVYLATGRDISCTLVEGKMVYQRGISMKR, encoded by the coding sequence ATGGAGATACGACATCAGCCGTATACTATAACCAACTGCGACTTCGTGTTATCATCGAGAGGAGTCCTGCGTCATGTAAATGTAGTGATTGATGAAGGGAAAATTCAGAGCATTGGAAGGGAGAGAGTAGGGGATGAACTGTCTTGCGTTGGAATGACCCTCGCACCTGGGTTAGTTAACGCTCATACCCACACCGGTATGATGTATCTCAGGGGATATAGCGACGATCAGGAGCTAGGTCCTTGGCTGAAGAGGGTCTGGGAAGTCGAGTCGAGGGCGAAAGAGGAGTGGATGCGGTTGAGCTCGGAACTGAGCATTATTGAGATGTTGGCAGGGGGGATCACTGCTTTCATAGACATGTATTTCAATCCCTTTGATCTAGTTCAGCTCAGTACCAAGTATGGCGTGAGGGCGGCGGCCGGGCCAACTTTCCTCGATTCATTTAAGGATCCACACGAGATCGATAAGGAAATCAGAGAGGTCGCAAGGAAGCGCTCTCCAACCTTCTCCCCCATAATCAACGTTCATTCCTTATATGCGGTCTCCAGGCAGACCCTCCTTTTAGCGAAACAGTTAATGGAAGAGCTGGATCTCCCCCTACACATGCACGTTTCAGAGACGCGAGATGAACTCTTCGAGGTGAAGAGACTATATGGGAAGTTTCCGGTGGAAGTGTTAGCTAGTGAAGGAATTCTAGGCTCGAGGACCATATTAGCCCATCTAGGTTGGGTTAGCAGCTGGGAAATCGTGTCTATAGCGAGTTCTAAGGCTAGGGCAGTTCACTGTCCTACTTCGAACATGAAACTTGCGACAGGGGGTTTCTTTCCCATTAATGAATTCTTACAGAAAGGAATTACTCTAGCATTGGGTACAGACGGACCTGTTTCCAATAACTCGCTCGATATATTTAGGGAAATGAAGCAGGCAGTACTCCTGCAGAGACATGGATATTGGGAAGCGTCAGTAGGCGCTAGACACGTGCTTAAAATGGGAAGCCAAGAGGGTTACAAGCTTTTAGGCCTAAATGGAGGAGAAGTAAAAGAGGGAGCCTTAGCTGACCTAATTTTGATTGATAACAAGTGGCTTCGTCCCCTGACCGAGGCCAACTTAGAATCTTCACTGGTCTACTTAGCCACGGGAAGGGACATCTCCTGCACCTTAGTTGAAGGAAAAATGGTATACCAGAGGGGGATTTCGATGAAGAGATAG
- a CDS encoding tRNA(Phe) 7-((3-amino-3-carboxypropyl)-4-demethylwyosine(37)-N(4))-methyltransferase, translating to MEQWYVKKEKAYQRIFKDREIGYLDPDILPTLQAFFSWPNLFTKSSCSGRITVIDAHMPWDRKNSTVVFKDHLGITSNQLDAVVEKGALRKLWLIVQGPIFHVYAKTLDDVWKLLQVSRSVGFKHSGLLTKNSNGYLVEVRSGVRMDHLLYDRSPLSEFGPVVSVANEVLKRGKERLFSLTQALKDSI from the coding sequence GTGGAACAGTGGTATGTGAAAAAGGAGAAGGCCTACCAAAGGATATTCAAAGACAGAGAGATCGGCTACTTAGATCCGGACATCCTTCCTACCCTACAAGCGTTCTTTTCTTGGCCGAACTTGTTCACTAAGAGTAGTTGCAGTGGTAGAATAACTGTAATAGACGCCCATATGCCTTGGGATAGGAAGAACTCAACGGTAGTGTTTAAGGATCACTTAGGAATTACCTCCAATCAGTTAGACGCTGTGGTGGAAAAGGGAGCTCTCAGGAAGCTGTGGCTAATTGTACAGGGACCTATATTTCATGTCTACGCTAAGACCCTAGATGATGTGTGGAAGTTGTTGCAAGTATCCAGATCTGTGGGATTCAAACACAGTGGCCTCCTGACCAAGAACTCTAATGGGTATTTAGTTGAAGTGAGAAGTGGCGTGAGAATGGATCATCTGCTTTACGACAGAAGTCCGCTCAGTGAGTTCGGTCCAGTAGTCAGTGTGGCTAACGAAGTACTGAAAAGGGGGAAGGAGAGGTTGTTTTCTCTGACTCAAGCACTTAAAGACAGCATTTAG
- a CDS encoding phosphoribosylaminoimidazolesuccinocarboxamide synthase translates to MSALLGEGKTKLVIEAGEERVLLRFKDTITAGDGVKMDILRGKGEVNARTSAVLFSKLMEAGIRSHYISQYDERTLLVRKLQMIPVEVVVRNVATGSIVKRLPIKEGEIFDPPIVEFFLKDDRLHDPLLNADHLRYLKLMSPEETEDVRRQALTINKVLKNVFEPKGLRLYDFKVEFGRTGSSLLLGDELTLDGMRVRVNGTGEVLDKDLYRRGETLERVMEAYLRFLKVLSS, encoded by the coding sequence GTGAGTGCCCTACTAGGGGAGGGGAAAACCAAGTTAGTTATAGAAGCAGGTGAAGAGCGTGTCCTTCTGAGGTTTAAAGATACCATAACCGCAGGCGATGGAGTTAAGATGGACATCCTGAGGGGTAAAGGAGAGGTTAATGCCAGAACCTCTGCGGTTCTGTTCTCTAAACTGATGGAGGCTGGCATTCGAAGCCATTACATCTCCCAGTATGACGAGAGAACCTTGCTGGTGAGGAAACTGCAGATGATACCAGTGGAAGTGGTAGTGAGGAATGTAGCCACAGGCTCGATAGTGAAGAGATTGCCTATTAAGGAAGGCGAGATATTTGATCCTCCAATAGTGGAGTTCTTCCTTAAGGATGATAGACTTCACGACCCGCTACTCAACGCCGATCATTTGAGGTACTTGAAATTGATGAGTCCAGAGGAAACTGAAGACGTTAGAAGACAGGCACTTACTATCAATAAAGTCCTTAAAAACGTATTTGAACCCAAGGGGTTACGGCTCTACGACTTTAAGGTAGAGTTCGGAAGAACAGGCAGTTCCCTGTTGCTTGGGGACGAACTCACATTGGATGGTATGAGGGTACGGGTTAACGGTACTGGAGAGGTTCTCGATAAGGACCTTTACAGAAGGGGAGAGACCCTGGAAAGGGTGATGGAGGCCTATCTCCGTTTCCTGAAGGTGTTGTCTAGTTGA
- a CDS encoding phosphoribosylformylglycinamidine synthase subunit PurS, producing MNFVVDVLVLPKEEIRDPEGEAVKKYLLKENGSKVNEVRAGKLIRLAVDATSPSEAEEIALSLASKGLFNPLVHRVEVRVL from the coding sequence TTGAATTTCGTAGTTGACGTTCTAGTCCTTCCAAAGGAAGAGATCAGGGATCCCGAGGGTGAGGCTGTGAAGAAGTACCTTCTGAAGGAGAATGGATCGAAGGTCAACGAGGTGAGAGCAGGGAAGCTAATCAGGTTAGCAGTCGACGCCACCTCCCCTAGCGAGGCTGAGGAAATAGCCCTTTCTCTGGCATCCAAGGGATTGTTCAACCCATTAGTTCATAGAGTGGAGGTGAGGGTTCTCTGA
- the purF gene encoding amidophosphoribosyltransferase gives MRESCGVAAAVGLQASTLVYRMLRALQHRGQESAGVSWLDGRIQTRKGLGLVDRAVNISELSAQATHAIGHVRYSTTGSSTLEEAQPMDDGTLSLAFNGTIANYMDLRKELNNLLTITDTEVILKVVSNYLRQGYSVEEALIKFSEVADGGYSLVLLNLDGEVAAFRDPTGFRPLAMGMVGETLVIASETSAIEQVGGTAIRDIQPGELLILSREGVRSFRVRREVHTCSFEYVYFARPDSVIDGVSVYEARRKLGELLAAYHPAPAEVVVPVPDSGRPVASGYSARSGIPLVEGLVRLHNSLRSFIMPSQELRNAVALDKFGVVKEAIRGKKVVLIDDSVVRGNTLRTLVKRVRQAGATEVHVRVGSPPVTFPCYMGVDFPTRGELLAASMDLNSIANYLDVDSLDYLTIEEMMRGVGRRDLCHACFSGIYPLKGFYPRTHVDLTGGRGECQA, from the coding sequence GTGAGGGAGAGTTGTGGTGTGGCGGCCGCCGTAGGTCTACAAGCATCTACATTAGTTTACAGAATGTTGAGGGCCCTTCAGCATAGGGGGCAGGAGTCCGCAGGAGTCAGTTGGTTAGATGGTCGAATTCAAACTCGTAAGGGACTAGGTCTGGTGGATCGTGCTGTCAACATCAGCGAGTTGAGTGCACAAGCTACTCACGCCATAGGTCACGTGAGGTACTCCACCACTGGCAGTTCCACATTGGAAGAGGCTCAACCTATGGATGATGGAACTCTGTCACTGGCTTTCAATGGCACTATAGCCAACTATATGGATCTAAGGAAGGAACTGAATAATCTACTAACCATCACCGATACCGAAGTGATCTTAAAGGTGGTTTCAAACTACTTGCGCCAAGGCTACTCCGTCGAGGAAGCTCTGATCAAGTTTTCAGAGGTAGCTGACGGAGGATATTCGTTAGTCCTCCTAAACTTGGATGGCGAAGTGGCAGCCTTCAGAGACCCGACAGGATTTAGGCCTCTGGCAATGGGGATGGTCGGTGAAACCCTTGTAATAGCATCAGAAACGTCCGCGATAGAGCAGGTAGGTGGCACTGCCATAAGGGACATTCAACCAGGGGAACTTCTAATTCTGTCGAGAGAAGGTGTGAGGAGTTTTAGGGTTAGACGGGAAGTTCATACGTGTTCCTTCGAGTACGTTTACTTCGCCCGTCCAGATTCCGTAATTGATGGAGTCTCAGTCTACGAGGCCAGGAGGAAGTTGGGAGAACTTCTAGCCGCATACCACCCAGCGCCGGCCGAGGTAGTTGTACCTGTCCCAGACTCGGGAAGGCCTGTGGCCTCAGGGTACTCTGCGAGAAGTGGGATTCCACTAGTTGAAGGACTTGTGAGGCTCCACAACTCCCTCAGGTCGTTTATCATGCCTAGTCAGGAGTTGCGAAACGCCGTGGCATTGGATAAGTTCGGTGTGGTGAAGGAAGCCATAAGGGGAAAGAAGGTCGTCTTGATCGACGACTCAGTCGTCAGAGGAAATACTCTACGAACCTTAGTTAAGAGGGTTAGGCAGGCGGGAGCGACTGAAGTCCATGTTAGAGTAGGTTCTCCACCTGTCACCTTTCCATGCTACATGGGGGTAGACTTTCCCACCCGTGGAGAGTTACTGGCGGCCTCTATGGACCTCAACTCCATAGCTAACTATCTTGACGTTGATTCGTTGGATTATCTGACAATTGAGGAGATGATGCGAGGAGTAGGGAGACGGGATCTGTGTCACGCTTGCTTCTCTGGGATCTATCCGCTTAAGGGGTTCTACCCCCGTACCCACGTAGACCTTACTGGAGGGAGAGGGGAGTGTCAGGCATAG
- a CDS encoding molybdopterin molybdotransferase MoeA, which yields MEKARAIVDQLTFPPVNRATLPLELAVGKVCARDVVADRDVPPADLSAMDGYALRAEDAGRGLRVRGKVFPSGGDVSRLDRGEAAYVATGSALPEGADAVARVEAAKLEGGELRVLEEVFRWKDVRRAGEDVRRGELVLGAGTRVRTTHLGLLTVLGVEELEVYLPRIGVLSVGDELSPFYSPEAGKSRDALGRALVATLSGIGEVRYLGVVGDSVGEIGEAVSRSVRSLDLLITVGGSSVGERDLVKAAVSSVGEVLFEGVTVNVIKRGGLGEVGGRPVLMLPGQAVAAFATLAEHGYRLLSRMLGARLQRTETVELGTDVTVNHKMDTLYVFAVDDGVATPLRWGVGLYSVLAQADAYAVLRRGETYRRGERIVVRRLV from the coding sequence TTGGAGAAGGCCCGAGCCATAGTGGACCAGCTCACCTTCCCCCCAGTCAACAGGGCGACCCTACCCCTAGAACTGGCGGTGGGTAAGGTGTGCGCCAGGGACGTGGTGGCCGACAGGGACGTCCCGCCGGCCGACCTTTCAGCCATGGACGGGTACGCCCTCAGGGCGGAGGACGCCGGGAGGGGCCTGAGGGTTAGGGGGAAGGTGTTCCCGTCCGGAGGGGACGTGAGTAGGTTGGACAGGGGGGAGGCCGCCTACGTCGCCACCGGCTCAGCTCTACCCGAGGGGGCCGACGCCGTGGCCAGGGTGGAGGCCGCCAAGTTGGAGGGAGGGGAGCTCCGCGTGCTGGAGGAGGTGTTCAGGTGGAAGGACGTGAGGAGGGCAGGGGAGGACGTGAGGAGGGGGGAGTTGGTCCTGGGGGCCGGGACCAGGGTCAGGACGACCCACCTGGGGCTCCTCACTGTCCTGGGGGTGGAGGAGCTGGAGGTCTACCTGCCCAGGATAGGGGTGCTCTCTGTTGGGGACGAGCTCTCTCCCTTCTACTCCCCCGAGGCCGGGAAGTCCAGGGACGCCCTGGGCAGGGCGCTCGTGGCGACCCTGTCCGGGATAGGGGAGGTCAGGTACTTGGGGGTGGTGGGGGACTCGGTGGGGGAGATAGGGGAGGCGGTGAGCCGGAGCGTCAGGTCCCTCGACCTGCTGATCACGGTGGGGGGCTCCTCGGTGGGGGAGAGGGACTTGGTCAAGGCCGCCGTGTCCTCGGTGGGGGAGGTGTTGTTCGAGGGGGTCACGGTGAACGTGATCAAGAGGGGAGGGCTGGGCGAGGTGGGTGGGAGGCCCGTGCTGATGCTCCCGGGGCAGGCCGTGGCGGCCTTCGCCACGCTGGCGGAGCACGGCTACAGGCTCCTCTCCAGGATGCTCGGGGCTAGGCTCCAGAGGACAGAGACGGTGGAGCTAGGGACGGACGTGACGGTGAACCACAAGATGGACACCCTCTACGTGTTCGCCGTGGACGACGGCGTGGCTACTCCCTTGCGCTGGGGAGTCGGGCTCTACTCCGTCCTCGCCCAGGCCGACGCATACGCCGTCTTGAGGAGGGGGGAGACTTACAGGAGGGGGGAGAGAATTGTCGTACGGAGACTGGTTTGA
- a CDS encoding diphthine--ammonia ligase, with product MRVVSMFSGGKDSTYALHWAVEKGFDVCCLLTLLPASDESWMFQKSSVNFATYQAAVMGIPLISWRTSGAKNEELKDLEEALLYVKEKGVSGVITGALLSDYQRLNINLIALKAGLKVYSPLWRKDQSRYMFDLIRHGFTFVITSASAYGFPFHLVGKEVVSEEQVEEIVEAALTYGFNPAFEGGEAETFVTFAPLFSRKLRLEGRTVKEGEFRWRYDISRIL from the coding sequence TTGCGGGTAGTATCAATGTTCTCTGGAGGCAAAGATAGTACGTATGCCCTCCATTGGGCGGTTGAGAAGGGATTTGACGTATGTTGTCTTCTGACTTTACTCCCTGCTAGTGATGAGTCATGGATGTTTCAGAAAAGCAGTGTCAATTTCGCCACATATCAGGCCGCGGTTATGGGAATTCCTCTAATCAGCTGGAGAACTAGTGGTGCTAAAAACGAGGAACTAAAGGATCTAGAAGAAGCCCTTCTCTACGTCAAGGAGAAGGGAGTTTCTGGAGTAATAACTGGAGCTCTCCTGTCGGACTATCAGCGTCTGAACATAAATCTGATTGCACTCAAGGCCGGCCTCAAGGTCTATTCTCCCCTCTGGCGAAAAGATCAGTCTAGGTACATGTTCGATCTTATTAGGCATGGTTTCACTTTCGTTATCACTTCGGCATCGGCTTACGGATTTCCTTTTCACTTAGTTGGCAAGGAAGTGGTGAGCGAGGAACAAGTGGAGGAGATAGTAGAGGCCGCTCTTACCTACGGCTTCAATCCTGCGTTCGAGGGGGGAGAGGCCGAAACTTTCGTAACTTTCGCTCCTCTTTTCTCTAGGAAGCTGCGACTGGAGGGAAGAACAGTAAAGGAGGGAGAGTTCAGATGGAGATACGACATCAGCCGTATACTATAA
- the mobB gene encoding molybdopterin-guanine dinucleotide biosynthesis protein B, with the protein MARAFSKGINILIVDIGKVEIMVCVFQVVGPSGSGKTSVIEEALRRLKSKGIRVVVIKHSHHQLDLEGKDTSRFINSGADVVIFKGRGKTAIFLDVDPTLLALAIPSDVVLIEGWREANLGEVIEVEGREDWEKAISKIADEAEKCVSYEYVEVDGERKKATGLLELIDKLMKIGNIKAIKRV; encoded by the coding sequence ATGGCTCGGGCCTTCTCCAAGGGAATCAACATTCTAATTGTTGATATTGGTAAGGTGGAAATAATGGTTTGCGTATTTCAAGTCGTAGGTCCTTCAGGATCTGGAAAGACAAGTGTAATAGAGGAGGCCTTAAGGAGGTTAAAATCCAAGGGAATTAGAGTGGTAGTGATCAAACATTCCCATCATCAATTAGATTTAGAAGGAAAGGATACTTCTAGATTTATTAATAGCGGGGCAGACGTAGTGATATTTAAGGGAAGAGGGAAAACAGCGATTTTCTTAGACGTGGATCCTACCCTACTAGCTCTCGCAATTCCGTCGGACGTGGTGTTAATAGAGGGATGGCGAGAGGCTAATCTAGGCGAAGTAATTGAAGTAGAGGGGAGGGAAGATTGGGAGAAGGCCATCTCAAAAATTGCTGATGAAGCCGAAAAATGTGTTTCTTATGAATATGTGGAAGTAGATGGTGAACGGAAAAAAGCTACCGGATTACTAGAATTAATAGATAAGTTGATGAAAATAGGCAACATTAAAGCGATAAAAAGGGTGTGA
- a CDS encoding molybdenum cofactor guanylyltransferase — translation MSYGDWFDAVVLAGGKSRRFGADKCEFELSGKSMLRRVVENFESPIVVGRGGLTDEGRGPLDAVELAVPLLRREKVFVAGCDFPFLRRPVVELICGKDYDVVAPVVNRTIQPMLACYRTAYLRDVLPRARSMADLVYGTESVYLVGTEEVSRADPSLSSLLNVNRVNDLWGKVERTHSPLPLRSWARLFHSLHYY, via the coding sequence TTGTCGTACGGAGACTGGTTTGACGCGGTAGTACTTGCGGGCGGGAAGTCGAGGAGGTTCGGGGCGGACAAGTGCGAGTTCGAGCTCTCCGGCAAGTCCATGCTCCGGAGGGTGGTGGAGAACTTCGAGAGCCCGATAGTGGTGGGGAGGGGAGGCTTGACGGACGAGGGCAGGGGTCCCCTGGATGCCGTCGAACTGGCGGTCCCCCTCCTTCGGAGGGAGAAGGTCTTCGTCGCCGGGTGCGACTTCCCCTTCCTCAGGAGGCCGGTGGTGGAGCTGATCTGCGGCAAGGACTACGACGTGGTGGCCCCGGTGGTGAACCGAACGATCCAGCCCATGCTGGCCTGCTACAGGACCGCCTACCTCAGGGACGTCCTTCCCAGGGCCAGGTCCATGGCGGACCTGGTGTACGGGACTGAGTCGGTCTACCTGGTGGGGACCGAGGAGGTCTCCCGGGCCGACCCGTCCCTCTCCTCCCTCTTGAACGTGAACAGGGTAAACGACCTGTGGGGGAAGGTCGAGCGGACCCACTCACCCCTGCCGTTGAGGAGCTGGGCCAGACTCTTCCATTCTCTACATTACTACTGA
- the metG gene encoding methionine--tRNA ligase subunit beta, with translation MEEISIEDFRKLELRVAIVTAAERIPGTRLLRLEVSTGQEKRQIVSGIAEYYEPEQLLNRKVVIVYNLKPRVIRGYESQGMILAAGCEDGTSVKVVTVDEGASPGSKVC, from the coding sequence ATGGAGGAAATCTCCATAGAAGACTTCAGAAAGTTGGAACTAAGGGTAGCAATAGTGACGGCAGCAGAGAGGATACCAGGGACAAGGTTACTTAGACTGGAGGTTTCGACGGGCCAAGAGAAGAGACAGATTGTGTCTGGAATCGCTGAATATTACGAACCAGAGCAACTACTCAACAGAAAGGTAGTGATAGTCTACAATCTTAAACCACGAGTGATCAGAGGATACGAAAGTCAAGGCATGATCTTAGCGGCAGGTTGCGAAGATGGTACGTCAGTGAAGGTAGTGACGGTGGACGAGGGAGCTTCTCCTGGCTCGAAGGTTTGTTAA
- the purQ gene encoding phosphoribosylformylglycinamidine synthase I, producing the protein MIAVMKFPGTTCEVETVAALREAGVEARVVDHLEFDPSVVSGVVIPGGFSFGDYLRAGAIAARTEAIKGIREVAKSGRPVVGICNGFQVLTEAGLLNGALLPNLSGRFVSKWVSLKVVRGDTVVTEGLEGKLLRMPIAHAEGRYYDEETRASEAAVLKYTSPSGEVEERWNPNGSVLNVAAVANEEGNVVGMMPHPERASFNFSSPDGSTDGLLVLRGLKRWTR; encoded by the coding sequence CTGATCGCTGTAATGAAGTTTCCTGGAACTACCTGCGAGGTGGAAACTGTCGCAGCACTACGTGAAGCTGGAGTTGAAGCCAGGGTGGTGGACCACCTTGAGTTCGATCCGAGCGTGGTTAGCGGGGTAGTCATACCGGGCGGCTTCTCCTTCGGAGACTACCTTAGAGCCGGAGCGATAGCGGCTAGGACTGAGGCGATCAAGGGGATTAGAGAGGTTGCTAAGTCCGGCAGACCTGTAGTTGGGATATGTAACGGCTTTCAAGTGCTGACCGAGGCTGGGCTCCTTAATGGGGCTTTACTTCCCAATCTCAGTGGAAGGTTCGTAAGTAAGTGGGTTAGCCTGAAAGTGGTGAGGGGAGATACCGTGGTAACTGAGGGACTGGAAGGTAAATTGTTGCGTATGCCAATAGCTCATGCCGAGGGAAGATACTACGATGAGGAAACAAGGGCGTCTGAAGCAGCAGTATTGAAGTACACCTCTCCTTCAGGGGAAGTTGAAGAAAGATGGAATCCCAACGGTTCTGTGCTCAATGTCGCAGCGGTGGCTAACGAGGAGGGAAACGTAGTAGGCATGATGCCTCACCCAGAGAGGGCCAGCTTCAACTTTTCGTCCCCCGACGGTTCTACCGACGGCCTCCTAGTCCTAAGGGGACTTAAGAGGTGGACTCGATGA
- a CDS encoding NOG1 family protein, whose protein sequence is MPRSPFEGLRIPSSPTLTLKWASQTMLKVGGRDRREVALARLSVCVKVLDYYISFLNSIPTPKELHPFYREMAELTLGSDWPEEVEKLRRKLVVGRTISFKFYKELSKTPMDRIGKLEKEAVGRSLSFLRRNSTAVEQIVTGFSKLSKLAFIDPSLPTVIVAGLPNVGKSSIVASLSSAKLEIASYPFTTKDIHVGHLETKLGKVQIVDTPGLLDRPNSERNIIEKKAVNALRNLNGVILFAFDGTEATTVSEELNVFEEVVKLNKPSLACINKMDIASSSKVKRLEELVKEKGIRLVKVSCVNGDSLEELKVAIEDELSSYLGLRPIF, encoded by the coding sequence TTGCCTAGATCTCCTTTTGAAGGTCTGAGAATTCCCTCAAGCCCTACCCTCACCCTCAAGTGGGCCTCCCAAACCATGTTGAAGGTGGGGGGCAGAGACAGAAGGGAAGTAGCATTAGCTAGGCTAAGTGTATGTGTGAAGGTCCTAGACTACTACATCTCGTTCCTGAACTCTATTCCCACTCCAAAGGAGCTCCATCCTTTCTATCGCGAGATGGCAGAGTTAACTCTAGGTTCCGATTGGCCCGAGGAGGTGGAGAAACTTAGAAGAAAACTGGTGGTCGGAAGAACCATTTCCTTCAAGTTCTATAAAGAATTATCCAAAACCCCTATGGACAGGATCGGAAAATTGGAAAAGGAAGCTGTAGGCAGGAGTTTGTCTTTCCTCAGGAGAAACTCGACCGCAGTAGAACAAATAGTAACAGGTTTCTCAAAGCTTTCGAAACTGGCGTTCATAGATCCTTCCCTTCCCACGGTGATCGTCGCGGGCCTCCCCAACGTGGGTAAATCTTCCATAGTGGCGTCGTTGTCTTCCGCTAAACTTGAGATCGCCTCTTATCCTTTCACCACAAAAGATATTCACGTTGGTCACTTAGAGACGAAACTAGGCAAGGTTCAAATAGTTGATACACCTGGGCTCCTAGATCGGCCGAATTCGGAGAGGAACATAATAGAGAAGAAAGCGGTAAACGCGCTTAGGAACCTTAATGGAGTGATCTTGTTCGCTTTCGATGGTACGGAGGCCACCACAGTTTCAGAGGAGCTCAACGTGTTCGAAGAGGTGGTTAAATTGAACAAACCTTCGCTTGCATGCATAAACAAAATGGACATAGCTAGTTCCTCTAAGGTGAAACGTTTAGAGGAGCTAGTCAAAGAAAAGGGAATAAGGCTCGTCAAGGTAAGCTGTGTCAATGGAGATAGCTTAGAGGAATTGAAGGTTGCGATAGAAGACGAATTAAGTAGCTACTTGGGTCTTCGTCCGATATTCTAG